In Archangium violaceum, the following are encoded in one genomic region:
- a CDS encoding RNA polymerase factor sigma-32 has protein sequence MQLSTEQSSNSGSLAMYLSEINQYALLTVEEEQALARRFIKGDLAAGHRLVTSNLRFVVKVAYEYRSYGIKMSDLIQEGNIGLMKAVQKFDPDKGIRLISYAVWWIRAYIQNYILKSWSLVKLGTTQAQRKLFFSLARTRRELEKFGAGDGAVVNVDEIAKRLHVKPGEVREMEQRMGGRDLSLDAPMGEDGGNSHVDFVVSASAPQDDEFADKEEAGLINARVRTALMRLDPRERFIIEQRVMNERPMTLKELGEHFGFSRERARQLEIRAKDKLKAELAALMAEVDPDTTASMQ, from the coding sequence ATGCAGCTCTCTACTGAGCAGTCGTCCAACTCGGGCTCGCTCGCGATGTACCTCTCGGAGATCAACCAGTACGCGCTGCTCACGGTGGAGGAGGAGCAGGCCCTGGCGAGGCGCTTCATCAAGGGTGACCTGGCGGCGGGCCACCGGCTGGTGACGAGCAACCTGCGCTTCGTGGTGAAGGTGGCATACGAGTACCGCTCGTACGGCATCAAGATGTCCGACCTGATCCAGGAGGGGAACATCGGCCTGATGAAGGCGGTGCAGAAGTTCGATCCGGACAAGGGCATCCGCCTCATCTCCTACGCGGTGTGGTGGATCCGCGCCTACATCCAGAACTACATCCTCAAGAGCTGGTCGCTGGTGAAGCTCGGGACGACGCAGGCGCAGCGCAAGCTGTTCTTCAGTCTGGCGCGGACGAGGCGGGAGCTGGAGAAGTTCGGCGCGGGCGACGGGGCGGTGGTGAACGTGGATGAGATCGCCAAGCGGCTGCACGTGAAGCCCGGCGAGGTGCGCGAGATGGAGCAGCGCATGGGCGGTCGCGACCTGTCGCTGGACGCGCCGATGGGCGAGGACGGTGGCAACAGCCACGTGGACTTCGTGGTGAGCGCGAGCGCGCCGCAGGACGACGAGTTCGCGGACAAGGAAGAGGCGGGGTTGATCAACGCCCGGGTGCGCACGGCGTTGATGCGGCTGGATCCGCGCGAGCGCTTCATCATCGAGCAGCGCGTGATGAACGAGCGCCCGATGACGCTCAAGGAGCTGGGCGAGCACTTCGGCTTCTCGCGTGAGCGCGCGCGGCAGCTGGAGATCCGCGCCAAGGACAAGCTGAAGGCCGAGCTGGCCGCGCTGATGGCCGAGGTGGATCCGGACACCACCGCGTCCATGCAGTAG
- a CDS encoding TetR/AcrR family transcriptional regulator — protein sequence MGRIPGARNRDHDEARSRLLQRVSQQMLAAGGSHPSLRTLAEGAGVDPGTLRHYFGDRRGVVQAAFGYLLQFGQERQAWAKSLAELPAREAFKQLLEQVSAAWAGALGGMHAVGFSEGMADSELGQLYVSAILEPTLHSVEELLIIFHARGELSVPDARVAALALMSPLLLALFHQHQLQGRRCRPLALPSFVEQHLDGFLKGYSK from the coding sequence ATGGGAAGGATACCCGGCGCGCGCAACCGCGATCATGACGAGGCCCGTTCACGGCTCCTGCAGCGCGTCTCCCAGCAGATGCTGGCGGCGGGTGGCTCGCACCCGAGCCTGAGGACGCTCGCGGAGGGCGCCGGGGTCGATCCCGGCACGCTGCGGCACTACTTCGGTGATCGCCGGGGCGTGGTGCAGGCCGCCTTCGGGTATCTGTTGCAATTCGGGCAGGAGCGTCAGGCCTGGGCGAAAAGTCTGGCGGAGCTGCCAGCGCGAGAGGCCTTCAAGCAGCTGCTCGAGCAGGTGTCCGCCGCGTGGGCGGGGGCCCTGGGCGGCATGCACGCCGTGGGCTTCTCGGAGGGCATGGCCGACTCGGAGCTGGGACAGCTCTACGTCTCCGCGATCCTCGAGCCCACGCTCCACTCCGTCGAGGAGCTGCTGATCATCTTCCATGCGCGCGGCGAGCTGTCGGTGCCGGATGCCCGCGTCGCGGCGCTCGCGCTGATGTCGCCGTTGCTGCTGGCGCTCTTCCACCAGCACCAGTTGCAGGGCCGCCGTTGCCGTCCCCTCGCCCTGCCCTCCTTCGTCGAGCAGCACCTCGATGGATTCCTGAAGGGTTACTCGAAGTAA
- a CDS encoding DUF58 domain-containing protein, producing MGRTYLVVTFGVGLGALNTGNNLLYLVLGLLLSVIILSGVLSERCLKDLSVRRLGTEGAFAGEPFAFRWGITRRQGHAFALTLSEVDSPLTGEGGVGYLPAGAEHVVRADLTAPRRGPVKLSGVRVTTTWPLGLFAKTRVFALEGTLLVYPRRGFACEDPLDAAVGHVGETNNPRRLDGTGDVAGLRELGEHEDARRVHWMKSASAGKLLKVEREREERRTFILDVKTGLEGDVLERRCEEVAARAHRLLEAGHEVGLELPGTRLRPGAGSGQERGILRALAWLGFEEQREEAA from the coding sequence ATGGGACGCACCTACCTCGTGGTGACGTTCGGCGTGGGCCTGGGCGCGCTCAACACCGGCAACAACCTCCTCTACCTGGTACTGGGGTTGTTGCTGAGCGTCATCATCCTCTCCGGCGTGCTGTCCGAGCGGTGCCTGAAGGATCTGTCGGTGCGGCGCCTGGGCACGGAGGGCGCCTTCGCGGGAGAGCCCTTCGCCTTCCGCTGGGGCATCACCCGGCGCCAGGGGCATGCCTTCGCCCTCACCCTGTCCGAGGTGGACTCGCCCCTCACCGGCGAGGGAGGCGTGGGGTACCTGCCCGCGGGCGCGGAGCACGTGGTGCGGGCGGATCTCACCGCGCCCCGGCGAGGCCCGGTGAAGCTGTCGGGCGTGCGCGTCACCACCACCTGGCCACTGGGTCTGTTCGCCAAGACGCGCGTCTTCGCGCTGGAGGGCACCCTGCTCGTGTACCCGCGGCGTGGCTTCGCCTGCGAGGATCCGCTGGACGCGGCCGTGGGGCACGTGGGCGAGACCAACAACCCGCGCCGGCTGGACGGCACCGGGGACGTGGCGGGGCTGCGCGAGCTGGGTGAGCACGAGGACGCCCGGCGCGTGCACTGGATGAAGAGTGCCTCGGCGGGGAAGCTGCTCAAGGTGGAGCGCGAGCGCGAGGAGCGCCGCACCTTCATCCTCGACGTGAAGACGGGGCTGGAAGGTGACGTGCTGGAGCGGCGCTGCGAGGAGGTGGCGGCGCGGGCGCACCGGCTGCTCGAGGCCGGCCACGAGGTGGGGTTGGAGCTGCCGGGCACCCGGCTGCGTCCGGGAGCGGGCAGCGGACAGGAGCGGGGAATCCTCCGGGCGCTGGCCTGGCTGGGCTTCGAGGAGCAACGGGAGGAGGCGGCATGA
- a CDS encoding transglutaminase TgpA family protein, with product MTRPNRLRLILRDLGTGAAFASMAVSGQLPIWALGLFVVALGVALTGRRPFARLPKLTAMLLVPLAGALYLAVASGRMDLVVAACSFAGLVAGQRLLSETSTATDGQVLLAGLLMVAGGAALSGELFFAVCLMAFAVLASLSLGLAVVEAAVPVGEPVPVRAVMRPLAVGTLFALLGAVAFFILFPRLNWNVGARRASPGLGTATSGFSDTVRLGGSGTLKSNPRVVLRATLTPDPLTEQLGAYWLGRTYDTFDGQEWSTIGAPKKRGRTRVTLRRGAETQVYQKVELLPAYGSRTLIALETPSKLGNALAHTPTGTRRTLLQELGGDELRFVEEGLGYSYEVYSVPPGTDTDPGKMEQLEHDQLLALPDNLDPRVTELARQVLGDEKDPLTAANKLSSWLQREYEYTLELGGDVTDPLTEFLFVRKAGHCEHFATALTLLLRSQGFQARLATGFFGGERIGDEYILRAGDAHAWTHVLVPGRGFVTVDATPPAFRANQSLELLESLVSIYEAIESAWRTSVVDYSFRDQMNFVRDLTRPPAGSGEKKRLDLPPLRAWVTAVLVGVAVYQAWRYLSRRKPRTRALEATRFVDAVERQLATVGVRAGDGETLEDVSARLTREAHPLAPTVSPLTRRYLEARFGQRALEPGESAQLLKGLKQAIAALPPKEKPREKAQA from the coding sequence ATGACACGGCCGAACCGGCTGCGGCTCATCCTGCGAGACCTGGGCACGGGCGCAGCCTTCGCCTCCATGGCCGTGTCCGGCCAGCTGCCCATCTGGGCCCTGGGGCTCTTCGTGGTGGCGCTGGGGGTGGCGCTGACGGGACGGCGCCCCTTCGCCCGCCTGCCGAAGCTGACGGCGATGCTGCTGGTGCCGCTGGCGGGCGCGCTCTACCTGGCGGTGGCCTCGGGACGGATGGACCTGGTGGTGGCGGCCTGCTCGTTCGCGGGCCTGGTCGCCGGCCAGCGGTTGCTGTCGGAGACGAGCACGGCCACGGACGGACAGGTGCTGCTGGCCGGACTGCTGATGGTGGCGGGCGGCGCGGCGCTCTCCGGCGAGCTGTTCTTCGCCGTGTGCCTCATGGCCTTCGCGGTGCTGGCGAGCCTCTCCCTGGGACTGGCGGTGGTGGAGGCGGCGGTGCCCGTGGGCGAGCCGGTGCCGGTGCGCGCGGTGATGCGCCCACTGGCGGTGGGCACCCTCTTCGCGCTGCTGGGCGCGGTGGCCTTCTTCATCCTCTTCCCGCGCCTGAACTGGAACGTGGGCGCGCGCCGGGCGTCGCCGGGACTGGGCACGGCCACCAGCGGATTTTCCGACACGGTTCGCCTGGGCGGCTCGGGGACCCTCAAGAGCAACCCCCGCGTGGTGCTGCGCGCGACGCTGACGCCGGATCCACTCACCGAGCAGCTCGGCGCCTACTGGCTGGGCCGCACCTACGACACCTTCGACGGCCAGGAGTGGTCGACGATCGGCGCGCCCAAGAAGCGCGGCCGCACGCGCGTGACCCTGCGCCGGGGCGCCGAGACGCAGGTGTACCAGAAGGTCGAGCTGCTGCCGGCCTACGGCAGCCGCACGCTGATCGCCCTGGAGACGCCCTCGAAGCTGGGCAACGCCCTGGCGCACACGCCCACGGGCACCCGGCGCACCCTGCTGCAGGAGCTGGGCGGGGACGAGCTGCGCTTCGTGGAGGAGGGGCTGGGCTACTCCTACGAGGTGTACAGCGTGCCGCCGGGTACGGACACGGATCCGGGGAAGATGGAGCAGCTGGAGCATGATCAGCTCCTGGCGCTGCCGGACAACCTGGATCCGCGCGTCACGGAGCTGGCCAGACAGGTGCTGGGTGACGAGAAGGACCCACTGACGGCGGCCAACAAGCTGTCGAGCTGGTTGCAGCGGGAGTACGAGTACACGCTGGAGCTGGGCGGAGACGTGACGGATCCGCTGACGGAGTTCCTCTTCGTGCGCAAGGCGGGCCACTGCGAACACTTCGCCACGGCGCTCACGCTGCTGCTGCGCAGCCAGGGATTCCAGGCGCGGCTGGCCACGGGCTTCTTCGGCGGAGAGCGGATCGGAGACGAGTACATCCTGCGAGCCGGAGACGCCCATGCGTGGACGCACGTGCTGGTGCCCGGGCGGGGCTTCGTCACGGTGGACGCCACCCCTCCGGCGTTCCGGGCCAACCAGTCGCTGGAGCTGCTGGAGTCGCTCGTGTCCATCTACGAGGCCATCGAGTCGGCGTGGCGCACGTCCGTGGTCGACTACTCGTTCCGCGACCAGATGAACTTCGTGAGGGATCTGACGCGTCCGCCGGCGGGGTCGGGAGAGAAGAAGCGGCTCGATCTGCCTCCGCTGCGAGCCTGGGTGACGGCGGTGCTGGTGGGAGTGGCCGTGTACCAGGCGTGGAGATACCTGTCGCGGCGCAAGCCCCGGACGCGAGCGCTCGAGGCGACCCGCTTCGTGGACGCGGTGGAGAGGCAGCTCGCGACGGTGGGCGTGCGAGCGGGAGACGGCGAGACACTGGAGGACGTATCGGCGCGACTGACCCGGGAGGCGCACCCGCTGGCGCCCACGGTGTCACCGCTCACGAGGCGCTACCTGGAAGCACGTTTCGGGCAGAGAGCGCTCGAGCCCGGCGAGTCCGCCCAATTGCTGAAGGGTCTGAAGCAAGCGATCGCGGCCCTACCGCCGAAAGAAAAACCGCGGGAAAAGGCCCAAGCCTGA
- a CDS encoding OPT family oligopeptide transporter has translation MSHGQPPISEDRVPVAQASAPAIHTPYIPASESRPELTARGLVLGSVLGIVFGASSVYLAVKVGLTVSASIPVAVLSIAFFRALGNSNVLENTIVQTVGSAGESLAFGVAAAIPALLLLGYDIDLMHCFLVASLGGVLGVLMMIPLREGLIVQEHGNLTYPEGTAAADVLVAGEEGGTNARTVILGFAVGGLYKFAYAGLHLFKEVVGVALSWVETTAAGVARRAGYAGGSLSMEVSPELLGVGYIIGPRVASITFAGGVLSYLILIPLITFFGGGLEQPLLRPDGTLIRDMDPDTIRDAYVLYIGAGAVATGGLISLIRSLPTILSAFRRGLDSLLASRRKQAAPVLLRTEQDLPITVVLVGSLLMVLAIWLAPPLHVNLVSALLIVVFGFFFVTVSARITGEIGSSSNPISGMVVATLLITCLVYLMLGWTDSEDRFMALTTAAIVGIAASNGGTTAQDLKTAFLVGGTPRRQQIALFVGVLTSALLIGLVLVVLNRGATAIIPESHGGQKVSVLSDETKPQWTYPWAVSEQALAARGVKLGELKGPMWKQGLEVVQEGGTTELRAWNDLPLERVSATEVRLHSGQTVKVSDLGAVTRGAQRTWRVGYVRGADTAVPTGTYLADDASVIHYVVDPGIGGRVTSYEGQQLTRYPAPKAQLFALIIDGILTRKLPWDLVLVGVFIALMLELCGVSSLPFGVGVYLPISSTAPIFMGGMVRYVVDKVRGGSAAESEFSPGTLLSSGYIAGGAIAGVLIAFLEIASDGSWTRALSIPDRLGDTAFSRLLQESDLWGVGFFAILTVVLLLAGIKGESAAQPRPGK, from the coding sequence GTGTCCCACGGCCAACCGCCGATCTCCGAGGACCGAGTCCCCGTCGCCCAGGCCTCCGCTCCCGCCATCCACACGCCCTACATTCCCGCCAGCGAGTCCCGCCCGGAGCTGACGGCGCGAGGGCTGGTGCTGGGCTCGGTGCTGGGCATCGTCTTCGGTGCCTCGTCGGTGTACCTGGCGGTGAAGGTGGGGCTGACGGTGTCGGCTTCCATTCCGGTGGCGGTGCTGTCGATCGCCTTCTTCCGGGCGCTGGGCAACTCCAACGTGCTGGAGAACACCATCGTCCAGACGGTGGGCTCGGCCGGCGAGTCGCTCGCGTTCGGAGTGGCGGCGGCCATCCCCGCGCTGCTGCTGCTGGGCTACGACATCGACCTGATGCACTGCTTCCTGGTGGCGTCGCTGGGCGGAGTGCTGGGCGTGCTGATGATGATTCCCCTGCGCGAGGGCCTCATCGTCCAGGAGCACGGCAACCTCACCTACCCCGAGGGCACGGCGGCGGCGGACGTGCTGGTGGCCGGAGAGGAAGGCGGGACGAACGCGCGCACGGTCATCCTCGGCTTCGCGGTGGGAGGCCTCTACAAGTTCGCCTACGCGGGCCTGCACCTCTTCAAGGAGGTGGTGGGCGTGGCGCTGAGCTGGGTGGAGACGACGGCGGCCGGGGTGGCGCGGCGGGCGGGCTACGCGGGCGGCTCCCTGTCCATGGAGGTGAGCCCGGAGCTGCTCGGCGTGGGCTACATCATCGGCCCGCGGGTGGCGTCCATCACCTTCGCGGGCGGGGTGCTCAGCTACCTCATCCTCATCCCGCTCATCACCTTCTTCGGCGGTGGGCTCGAGCAGCCGCTGCTGCGGCCGGATGGCACGCTCATCCGAGACATGGATCCGGACACGATCCGGGACGCGTACGTGCTGTACATCGGCGCGGGCGCGGTGGCCACGGGAGGGCTCATCAGCCTCATCCGTTCCCTGCCCACCATCCTCAGTGCGTTCCGGCGCGGGCTGGACAGCTTGCTGGCCTCGCGCCGCAAGCAGGCGGCTCCGGTGCTGCTGCGCACGGAGCAGGATCTGCCCATCACCGTGGTGCTGGTGGGCAGCCTGTTGATGGTGCTGGCCATCTGGCTGGCGCCGCCGCTGCACGTCAACCTCGTCTCCGCGCTGCTCATCGTCGTGTTCGGCTTCTTCTTCGTGACGGTGAGCGCGCGGATCACCGGGGAGATCGGCTCCTCGTCCAATCCCATCTCCGGCATGGTGGTGGCCACGCTGCTCATCACCTGCCTCGTGTACCTGATGCTGGGATGGACGGATTCCGAGGATCGCTTCATGGCGCTCACCACGGCGGCCATCGTGGGGATCGCCGCCTCCAACGGAGGCACCACGGCGCAGGATCTGAAGACGGCCTTCCTGGTGGGCGGGACACCGAGGCGGCAGCAGATCGCCCTCTTCGTGGGAGTGCTCACCAGCGCGTTGCTGATCGGGCTGGTGCTGGTGGTGCTCAACCGGGGCGCCACCGCCATCATCCCCGAGTCACACGGCGGCCAGAAGGTGAGCGTGCTGAGCGACGAGACGAAGCCGCAGTGGACCTATCCCTGGGCGGTCTCGGAGCAGGCACTGGCGGCACGGGGAGTGAAGCTCGGGGAGCTGAAGGGCCCGATGTGGAAGCAGGGCCTGGAGGTGGTCCAGGAAGGCGGCACCACCGAGCTGCGGGCCTGGAACGACCTGCCGCTGGAGCGCGTGTCGGCCACGGAGGTGCGCCTGCACTCGGGTCAGACGGTGAAGGTGTCCGATCTGGGCGCGGTGACCCGAGGCGCCCAGCGCACCTGGCGCGTGGGCTACGTCCGGGGTGCGGACACCGCCGTGCCCACGGGCACGTACCTGGCGGACGACGCGAGCGTCATCCACTACGTGGTGGATCCAGGCATTGGCGGCCGGGTCACCAGCTACGAGGGTCAGCAGCTCACGCGCTACCCCGCGCCCAAGGCGCAGCTCTTCGCGCTCATCATCGACGGCATCCTGACCCGCAAGCTGCCGTGGGACCTGGTGCTGGTGGGCGTCTTCATCGCGCTGATGTTGGAGCTGTGCGGGGTGTCCTCGCTGCCCTTCGGAGTGGGCGTGTACCTGCCCATCTCCAGCACCGCGCCCATCTTCATGGGCGGCATGGTGCGCTACGTGGTGGACAAGGTGCGAGGGGGCTCCGCGGCCGAGTCCGAGTTCTCCCCCGGCACCCTGCTCTCCTCGGGCTACATCGCTGGAGGGGCCATCGCGGGCGTGCTCATCGCCTTCCTGGAGATCGCCAGCGATGGGTCATGGACCCGGGCCCTCAGCATCCCCGATCGGCTCGGAGACACGGCCTTCTCCCGCCTGCTGCAGGAGTCCGATCTATGGGGCGTGGGCTTCTTCGCCATCCTCACCGTCGTGCTGCTGCTCGCGGGGATCAAGGGTGAGAGCGCCGCACAGCCCCGGCCCGGCAAGTAG
- a CDS encoding HD-GYP domain-containing protein, translated as MESNLKVTQGAAENINEFGRGYSEKLQTLARGLVSGLYMLIRSVKMYDPENSVFEKPLLQLQDIVNQIISKEGRLELVGVKESFYLNNMLVKVDLNAIDNLRFLLGEMRAKDVGGISLNKPVTVPDLKNFIWIFSKEQSGVAEEDGLAGRKLLNMKVAKFSKLKEKLNRDDLQNPDDQKVDRKKYAMTVYARAVFFITKYLESVREGKPLNTSKALRLVQDFVDISFEQKTHFLGMTTMKRESDYLVYHQVNVCLMSIVFGQELGLTKAQLRDLGYIALFHDAGMITIPDELATKRGALSGEEKALIQKAPLISIRNILMEKGFSRSTLLRVVTTFEHKADFGTAVRDGRGTIQMIIPKTNLGVYAKIIAICDAYDALTSKRPYRDAYGPEVALMLMWTEMRHKFDPELLQVFMRVMAIQPVKVLSRRQQSMTLGGI; from the coding sequence CTGGAGAGCAACCTGAAGGTCACCCAGGGCGCGGCGGAGAACATCAACGAGTTCGGCCGCGGCTACTCGGAGAAGCTGCAGACGCTGGCGCGCGGGCTCGTGTCGGGTCTCTACATGCTGATCCGCTCGGTGAAGATGTACGACCCGGAGAACTCGGTCTTCGAGAAGCCGCTGCTGCAGCTCCAGGACATCGTCAATCAGATCATCTCCAAGGAAGGCCGGCTGGAGCTGGTGGGCGTCAAGGAGTCCTTCTATCTCAACAACATGCTGGTGAAGGTGGACCTCAACGCCATCGACAACCTGCGCTTCCTGTTGGGGGAGATGCGGGCCAAGGACGTGGGAGGCATCTCGCTCAACAAGCCCGTCACGGTGCCGGACCTGAAGAACTTCATCTGGATCTTCAGCAAGGAACAGTCGGGCGTGGCCGAGGAGGACGGGCTGGCGGGCCGCAAGCTGCTCAACATGAAGGTCGCCAAGTTCTCCAAGCTCAAGGAGAAGCTGAACCGGGACGACCTGCAGAACCCGGACGACCAGAAGGTGGACCGCAAGAAGTACGCGATGACGGTCTACGCGCGCGCGGTGTTCTTCATCACCAAGTACCTGGAGTCGGTGCGAGAGGGCAAACCGCTCAACACCAGCAAGGCGCTGCGGCTGGTGCAGGACTTCGTGGACATCTCCTTCGAGCAGAAGACGCACTTCCTGGGGATGACCACGATGAAGCGGGAGTCGGACTATCTCGTGTATCACCAGGTGAACGTGTGCCTGATGAGCATCGTGTTCGGGCAGGAGCTGGGGCTGACGAAGGCCCAGCTGCGGGACCTGGGCTACATCGCGCTCTTCCACGACGCGGGCATGATCACCATCCCCGACGAGCTGGCCACCAAGCGTGGGGCGCTCAGCGGCGAGGAGAAGGCGCTCATCCAGAAGGCCCCGCTCATCTCCATCCGCAACATCCTGATGGAGAAGGGCTTCTCGCGCTCGACGCTGCTGCGCGTGGTGACGACGTTCGAGCACAAGGCGGACTTCGGCACGGCGGTGCGCGACGGGCGCGGCACCATCCAGATGATCATCCCGAAGACGAACCTCGGGGTGTACGCGAAGATCATCGCCATCTGTGATGCGTATGACGCGCTCACGTCCAAGCGCCCCTACCGCGACGCCTACGGCCCCGAGGTGGCGCTGATGCTCATGTGGACGGAGATGCGTCACAAGTTCGACCCGGAGCTGCTCCAGGTCTTCATGCGCGTCATGGCCATCCAGCCCGTGAAGGTCCTGAGCCGCAGGCAGCAGTCGATGACCCTCGGCGGTATCTAG
- the sugE gene encoding quaternary ammonium compound efflux SMR transporter SugE: MAWVILVIAGLLEVCWAIGLKYTEGFTRLVPSILTGIAIIASMGLLSLAARSLPIGTAYAVWVGIGALGAAVLGIFLFHEPVTPARFFFLALLLTSIIGLKLTSGGGH; this comes from the coding sequence ATGGCATGGGTCATACTCGTCATCGCCGGGTTGTTGGAGGTCTGCTGGGCCATCGGGCTCAAGTACACCGAGGGCTTCACCCGCCTCGTGCCCAGCATCCTGACCGGCATCGCGATCATCGCCAGCATGGGGCTGCTGTCGCTCGCGGCCCGGAGCCTGCCCATCGGCACGGCCTACGCCGTGTGGGTGGGCATTGGCGCCCTGGGCGCGGCCGTGCTGGGCATCTTCCTGTTCCACGAGCCCGTCACCCCGGCGCGCTTCTTCTTCCTCGCGCTGCTGCTGACGTCCATCATCGGCCTGAAGCTCACTTCGGGCGGGGGCCACTGA
- a CDS encoding HEAT repeat domain-containing protein yields MAQNASNASQEPAMEPATREKVEAARNFTFHLLKGIKQIGMYRHNEARFPEFLAKAQEALAAYTDRYGPLSLKVEQQNFMLHGEPLFSEDTPLPYKFFRDGIRQLIFRPGLTVQELVSFTLIALSEPERGAEDVMAQLWRAALEHLEYVMVEGFKMDEVSEAEVEVEVDKVVGYLYARLKTNSDDYLRFARVNADDLDSKMDGVEQMRGLVVAGNYASDELKARLQKEIGEEEGSRLFPKLVSAIFQVIEGGVDDVALLEEVFVQLLDAMLIQDDYAIINQLVLKMRAMAQRDTSGNISRLLDYFVLKMGEEQRVMRLAEMLKTTRPRNPVDITRYMQALDPSTVFTLLNALETIEIPENRVLVCDVLASFAKDNPQPFVQRLEADRPQTVRDMVYILEKSDHPDRVKMFGLVLLNKNLAVKLEVMNIIARGRTNEARKLIVEAINDPIAQVRMLAVRLLPEFDRDKAYVDLTRLMKDPNFEKKSIEERTAFYSALGSTALPGAISLMLQMLAVKPTLLNKKKVMEDKLLAVAGLAGACSIQSYKALQGVVEDKTQPVEILTAARKAMYQTKKILFGETAANEEA; encoded by the coding sequence ATGGCCCAGAACGCCAGCAACGCCTCCCAGGAACCCGCGATGGAACCAGCCACGCGGGAGAAGGTGGAGGCGGCGCGCAACTTCACGTTCCATCTGCTCAAGGGCATCAAGCAGATCGGCATGTACCGGCACAACGAGGCGCGCTTCCCCGAGTTCCTCGCCAAGGCCCAGGAGGCGCTCGCCGCGTACACGGACAGGTACGGCCCGCTGTCACTCAAGGTGGAACAGCAGAACTTCATGCTGCACGGCGAGCCGCTCTTCTCCGAGGACACGCCGCTGCCCTACAAGTTCTTCCGGGACGGCATCCGCCAGCTCATCTTCCGGCCGGGCCTCACCGTGCAGGAGCTGGTGTCGTTCACCCTCATCGCCCTGTCCGAGCCGGAGCGTGGCGCCGAGGACGTGATGGCCCAGCTGTGGAGGGCGGCCCTGGAGCACCTCGAGTACGTGATGGTCGAGGGCTTCAAGATGGACGAGGTCTCCGAAGCGGAGGTGGAGGTCGAGGTCGACAAGGTGGTGGGCTACCTCTACGCGCGCCTGAAGACGAACTCGGACGACTACCTGCGCTTCGCCCGCGTGAACGCGGACGACCTGGACTCCAAGATGGATGGCGTGGAGCAGATGCGCGGCCTGGTGGTGGCCGGCAACTACGCCTCGGACGAGCTGAAGGCCCGGCTGCAGAAGGAGATCGGCGAGGAAGAGGGCTCCCGGCTCTTCCCCAAGCTGGTGAGCGCCATCTTCCAGGTGATCGAAGGCGGCGTGGACGACGTGGCGCTCCTGGAGGAGGTCTTCGTCCAGCTGCTGGATGCCATGCTCATCCAGGACGACTACGCCATCATCAATCAGCTCGTCCTGAAGATGCGGGCCATGGCGCAGCGGGATACCAGCGGCAACATCAGCAGGCTGCTCGACTACTTCGTCCTGAAGATGGGTGAAGAGCAGCGGGTGATGCGTCTGGCGGAGATGCTCAAGACGACGCGCCCGCGCAACCCGGTGGACATCACCCGGTACATGCAGGCGTTGGATCCCTCCACCGTCTTCACCCTGCTCAACGCGCTGGAGACGATCGAAATCCCCGAGAACCGCGTGCTGGTGTGCGACGTGCTGGCGAGCTTCGCCAAGGACAACCCGCAGCCGTTCGTGCAGCGGCTGGAGGCGGATCGGCCGCAGACCGTGCGCGACATGGTCTACATCCTGGAGAAGAGCGACCACCCGGACCGGGTGAAGATGTTCGGGCTGGTGCTGCTCAACAAGAACCTCGCGGTGAAGCTGGAGGTGATGAACATCATCGCCCGCGGCCGCACCAACGAGGCGCGCAAGCTCATCGTCGAGGCGATCAACGACCCCATCGCCCAGGTGCGCATGCTGGCGGTGCGCCTGCTGCCCGAGTTCGACCGCGACAAGGCCTACGTGGACCTGACGCGGCTGATGAAGGATCCGAACTTCGAGAAGAAGAGCATCGAGGAGCGCACGGCCTTCTACAGTGCCCTGGGGTCCACGGCGCTGCCGGGCGCCATCTCGCTGATGTTGCAGATGCTGGCGGTGAAGCCGACGCTGCTCAACAAGAAGAAGGTGATGGAGGACAAGCTGCTGGCCGTGGCGGGCCTGGCGGGCGCGTGCTCCATCCAGTCGTACAAGGCGCTGCAGGGCGTGGTGGAGGACAAGACCCAGCCGGTCGAGATCCTCACCGCGGCACGCAAGGCCATGTACCAGACGAAGAAGATCCTGTTCGGCGAGACGGCCGCCAACGAGGAGGCGTGA